A window from Physeter macrocephalus isolate SW-GA chromosome 11, ASM283717v5, whole genome shotgun sequence encodes these proteins:
- the LOC102992320 gene encoding sorting nexin-3-like, whose protein sequence is MAETVADTRRLITKPQNLNDAYGPPSNFLDDVSNPQTVGVGRGRFTTYEIRVKTNLPIFKLKESTVRRKYSDFEWLRSELERESKVVVPPLPGKAFLRQLPFRGDDGIFDDNFIEERKQGLEQFINKVAGHPLAQNERCLHMFLQDEIIDKSYTPSKIRHA, encoded by the coding sequence ATGGCGGAGACCGTGGCGGACACCCGGCGGCTGATCACCAAGCCGCAGAACCTGAATGACGCCTACGGGCCTCCCAGCAACTTCCTCGACGATGTGAGCAACCCGCAGACAGTGGGAGTCGGCCGGGGCCGGTTCACCACCTATGAAATCAGGGTCAAGACAAATCTGCCTATTTTCAAGCTGAAGGAATCTACcgttagaagaaaatacagtgaCTTTGAATGGCTGCGAAGTGAATtagaaagagagagcaaggtTGTAGTTCCCCCACTCCCTGGGAAAGCATTTTTGCGTCAGCTTCCTTTTAGAGGAGATGATGGAATATTTGATGACAATTTTAttgaagaaaggaagcaagggcTGGAGCAGTTTATAAACAAGGTCGCTGGTCATCCTCTGGCACAGAATGAACGTTGTCTTCATATGTTTTTACAGGATGAAATTATAGATAAAAGCTATACTCCATCTAAAATAAGACATGCCTGA